A genome region from Vulpes lagopus strain Blue_001 chromosome 7, ASM1834538v1, whole genome shotgun sequence includes the following:
- the UBL5 gene encoding ubiquitin-like protein 5 produces the protein MIEVVCNDRLGKKVRVKCNTDDTIGDLKKLIAAQTGTRWNKIVLKKWYTIFKDHVSLGDYEIHDGMNLELYYQ, from the exons ATGATCGAGGTTGTTTGCAACGACCGTCTAGGGAAGAAGGTCCGCGTTAAGTGCAA CACTGATGACACCATCGGGGACCTTAAGAAGCTGATCGCAGCCCAAACTGGCACCCGTTGGAACAAGATCGTCCTGAAGAAGTG GTACACGATTTTCAAGGACCACGTGTCTCTGGGGGACT ATGAAATCCACGATGGGATGAACCTGGAGCTTTATTACCAGTAG